The genomic region CTTAGTGGCTCTAACAAGAGAAGTTGATTATAATATCGAATTCGTAGGTAAAGTGAAAACAGCATTTTTCGGTGGAGAGGGTCTATTCTTTGCCACTGTTCAAGGTCCTGGAACAGTATGGATTCAATCTCTACCATTTAGTAGATTGGCTGACCGAATATTTGCCAGTGCACCCAAAAACGGTGGATCAACTGGAGAAGGTAGTATTTTAGGTGGTATTGGTAACATCTTAAATGGTGATTAAAAAGGCACTTACAAGGACATTGTTGCTATAAAATAAGTCTCAATAACACATACAGGTGTATAATTCATTACTATGACAAAAGATGTCTTAAAACTGTGATAAAGCTAAAAAGGTAATTGACAGAAAAATTGAATCATTTTACACTATCATAAAGTAAATATCTCCTAAAGGGGAGTAGCTCATGCAGCAAAGTCGTCAGTACAGGGTTCTGTGATAACCCTCGGCAATGCTTGGCAACGAATATGTTGTTAGCGAGACCTTTACCACAGCAAGGTAGAAGTCTGACGTTTTTTAGACCTTTACCATTAGGTAAAGGTCTATTTATTTAATTTGGCTATTTTCGTATAGATTATTGTTTTGAGTAAAATCCCAAATGCCGGAATTTTACCTTAGTATATAGATACTTCTATACATTAAGAGAGTTGCTCTTATCTAATACAATTTACTTCTAAAACTGGTGTACACCCAGAATAATTGTACTAAAATCAACAATGTTTTAGAAAAGAGTCTAAATTTAAGATGATATGAAACCTTTCATTATAGACAACGTAAAGATAATAAATGCAAAATGGGATCGTTAGGGGGAGCAAAGATGTTATTAAGAAAATACATGTCGTTACTGGGGATTGGATCTGCAAGAGTTGACTTAGTATTGGAAAGAGAGGATGTCCGACTGGGTGACTCCATCAGAGGTCACTTTTCAATAAACGGAGGAACTGTAGAACAACAAATCAAAAGAATTGAATGTGATTTGTTGAAGATCGATGTAACAAATGAGACGGAGGAAGTGGTGGATTCAACAACTATTCTATCAGAGTCTTGTATTGAATCTGATGTATGTAAAAACATTCCCTTCTCTTTTTATATTTCTCCATCACTTGTTCCGACAGGGCAAGGGATAAGCTATCGCTTTAAAACGCGACTTGTGTTCCAAGAGGGCGTAATGAGTTTAGATCAAGATTTAATTAAATTATTACCACAGGTTGACTAGGAGACTAACATGTTGAAATTATTTAAACGCCTTCGCTTTATTTTAAAGTTTTGGAGATTTATTCCGTTTCTCTTGGATTACTTTTTGTCCGTAGAGATACATTTAAAAGATAAACTACTATCTATGGCACTTATTGTGGGTTATTTCTTCATGCCATTAGACATTATTCCAGATTTTCTATCATTCTTTGGAATAGTTGATGACATTGTGGTTGCCTCTTTTATTCTTCAAAGAATTGTTAAAAACGCACCACAGAGCTTAAAAGAGAAGCATAGATTAGATCAGGACTAGAAACGAGGGCTTACACTATGAACGATAAAGCTAGAAAAAATGGATTAAACAGCTTACCAAAGGATGTACAGCCACTAATAATCGAATATATACATCAAATGAAACAAGTTCTTAATGCGAAACTTATTGGAGTCTACTTGTATGGATCCATTGCTCTTGAAGCATTTGAGGTAAATAGTGATATTGATTTTGTAACGGTGCTATCAGCGCCTATGACACATATAGAAGAATTATTAATTGGTGAGATTCATCGATGCCTCAATGAAATGTATCCATCACTAGTAATGGATGGTGGTTATGTTGCGAGGGAACAACTTCTTAAAATAGAAGAAGTCGAGAGCTTACACATGAGAATAAATGGAAGCGAAATCGGTGAGGGTTCGATTCTCAATCCAGTAACAGGATGGATTTTATACCACAACGGGATTACAGTGATCGGCTCAGAGGAACTGTTAGATGAAATTAGTGTTAGTAAAATTAAGCTAAAACAGTATGTAAATGAAAATATGACACAGTATTGGGAGCCAAGGCTTGGGTACGTGAAGAATATCTCACTTGATAAGACTTCTGCAAGTGAAATAGATGAGGAGATAGAATGGTTTATATTAGGGATATCCAGACAGTTTTATTCCTTGAATGAGGGAGATATTGTCTCGAAAATTGCTGCAGGAAACTATATGATCACCCACTTTCCCCATCATCAAGCTATTCTTAATGAAGCAATCAGAATACGTCTCAGAAAGGAAGAGAACTCCTACTTTACATCAGAAAAAGAGAGAGTGAATGCGGCTGTATCCTTCATCGAAGAATTGTTCAATTCGTGTAAAAATAAATAATTTATAAAAGTTGTTTAAAAAACTAAAGTCTTGGACATAATACTAACGTAAGGTATTCCCCCTTATTATATACTTTTGTAGCTCACCACTTAGTTTTGTGGTGAGCTAATTTTTTTTTGTCCTGTACTTTTTAAGTAAGTTATATAGATAATCTCCGAACTTGTCTCATATGTATATAAATATAAAACTTGGAGGACAAGGGAGATACTTCATGAACAGATTTATAAAAGGATTAATTTTTTTAATCGTGGCAGCCTTTATAGGGGAATGTGTTGAGTTTTTAGTAAATCTCGTATTAGCGAAACAATTAGGAGAACATGGTATGGGACTATATATGACCATTTTACCTTCGATCTTCTTAGTTGTCATTATTGCCAGTTTAGAACTGCCTATTTCAATTTCAAAATTCATTGCAGAAAAGGAAGAACGCTATCACCGTAGCATGATGAAGCACACGATAAAATTTGCTGTCAGAATGATGTTTATCTTCACTTTGGTGGCAGTATTTGTTTTACCGAATATGCCGGTATTTGATCACTATCATCCTTATGTTAAATGGTTAGCTATACTATTAATTCCGATTATCTCTATTTCATCTCTTGCTCGAGGATATTTTATGGGGAAGCAGGATATGAGCAAAATTGCCTTTGCAAACTTTCTAAGAAAAGCCGCTCAGCTTATTTTACTAGTTGTCTTATATCAATTATTTTCGTTTGATTTGGATGTAGCAATCTTGATTGCGATAGGAACGTTAATAGGAAGCGAACTTGTCGTATTTATTTATTTAATGCATGCCTTTTTCATACAATGGCAGGTTGTCAAGCAGGGAAAATATACGGTCTTAACTGGCAAAGAGGTAAGAAAAAATCTATTAGCTGTTTCAATACCGACTACAGGTATGCGATTATTTCATGCCATTACTCATGCTGTTCAACCATTTTTAATTAAAGAGGCATTGCTTCGGTCAGGTGTAGCAGAAGGCATGGCAACAGAACAGTTTGGATTAATGGCAGGAGTGGCAATGAGTATTGGATTTTTTCCTGCCTTTATTGCTCATTCGTTGCTGATTGCTCTTATTCCAACTGTCTCAGAAGCTTATGAAAAGAAGCAGTTTGAACGACTTCAGAAAATCTTACAGCAAGTAATCTTGATTACAGCACTATATGGTATTCCAGCTGTGACATTGTTTTATTTTTTTGCTGAGCCCTTAACGCATATCTTCTTTAAATCATCATCGGCAACGTTGTATTTACAAATATTGTGGCCATACTTTTTGCTGCATTTCTTTACGATTCCAATGCAAGCCTATTTGATAGGCTTAGGGCTGGTGAAGGACGCATTTTACCATTCTATCTGGTCAACTGTTACGTCCTATTCACTCATGTTTTTACTAGGTTCCACACAACTCCAGATGCAAGGAGTTATTATCGGGATGAATTTCGGTGCCATACTTATTACGTTGATGCATTATTTAACCATCTGTCATAAGATTGGCATTTCATTTTGGCTAAAGGAACCTGCCAAACGACTAAAAACCTGATTAGTAAGAACCAATCAGGTTTTTTTCTTTTTGAATTTTTTCATACAGATTGTGGCTTTGCGTAAATACCAAAAGCTGAATTTTTACCTTAGTAGCTAGATACCTCTACACATAAAGAGAGTTGCTCTTCTCAAATCCAAACTTCATTTGCTTCTAAAACTGGTTTTACACTCAGACAAAAATTACGAAAAAAAGCAACAAATTTTTAGAAAAGAGCCTAAATTAAAAATTAAAATTATCTGGATCTGGACCGATGCGTTCGTTTTTATTTAAGCTAGAAATCTCTCTCATTTCATCGGCTGTAAGCTCAAAATCAAAAATGCTAGCATTTTCAATAATACGGTTTTCTTTAATAGACTTCGGAATTGTGACTACTTCATTTTGTAAATCCCAACGTAAAATGATTTGTGCTGGTGATTTTTGATGTTGTTCTGCAATTTTCACAATTGTAGGTTCGTTTAATAGTTCACCCTGCTTTAAAGGGGACCATGCTTCAAGTTGAATTCCTTCCTTCTTACAAAAAGCTTGCAGCTCTTCTTGTGTTAGGTGTGGATGGTACTCTACTTGGTTTACCATAGGTTTAATTTCAGCATGGCTTAGCAAATCTTCTAAATGATGGATTTGGAAGTTACTAACTCCAATAGCACGTACCTTTCCATCTTTGTAAAGCTTTTCTAATGCTTTCCATGTGTCGTTATATTTTCCTTTTACTGGCCAATGAACTAAGTATAGGTCTAAATAGTCTAAACCAAGCTTAGATAAACTAGTTTCAAACGCTTGTAATGTAGAATCATAACCTTGATCAGCGTTCCATACCTTCGTCGTGATAAATAATTCGTCGCGTGGTACACCAGCTTCTTTAATTGCTTGACCAACGCCTTCCTCGTTTTGGTAAACAGCTGCTGTATCAATACTTCGATATCCATTTTTGATAGCTGCTTTTACAGAAGAAACGACTTCTTCCCCTTCTTGAACCTTGAAAACACCTAATCCAAACCAAGGCATCTTTACACCATTATGTAAGGTAGTAGTATCTGTTAAGCTTTTCATATGATTCCTCCATCTTAGCAAATTTTTACCAAGTCATTATCTCACAAACTTATCAAAATTATGAGCAATATGCTCAGGGGAAGGAAAGTTTAAAGATTAGTATATAATTGTTGATTCGAGTATAATGAAGTGAAGTTTTTGATAGAAAGGAAGATAATTTTGAAAAGAACCTTTATTGTCATG from Bacillus sp. BGMRC 2118 harbors:
- a CDS encoding sporulation protein, giving the protein MSLLGIGSARVDLVLEREDVRLGDSIRGHFSINGGTVEQQIKRIECDLLKIDVTNETEEVVDSTTILSESCIESDVCKNIPFSFYISPSLVPTGQGISYRFKTRLVFQEGVMSLDQDLIKLLPQVD
- a CDS encoding DUF1232 domain-containing protein; this translates as MLKLFKRLRFILKFWRFIPFLLDYFLSVEIHLKDKLLSMALIVGYFFMPLDIIPDFLSFFGIVDDIVVASFILQRIVKNAPQSLKEKHRLDQD
- a CDS encoding DUF4111 domain-containing protein, which gives rise to MNDKARKNGLNSLPKDVQPLIIEYIHQMKQVLNAKLIGVYLYGSIALEAFEVNSDIDFVTVLSAPMTHIEELLIGEIHRCLNEMYPSLVMDGGYVAREQLLKIEEVESLHMRINGSEIGEGSILNPVTGWILYHNGITVIGSEELLDEISVSKIKLKQYVNENMTQYWEPRLGYVKNISLDKTSASEIDEEIEWFILGISRQFYSLNEGDIVSKIAAGNYMITHFPHHQAILNEAIRIRLRKEENSYFTSEKERVNAAVSFIEELFNSCKNK
- a CDS encoding polysaccharide biosynthesis protein, which gives rise to MNRFIKGLIFLIVAAFIGECVEFLVNLVLAKQLGEHGMGLYMTILPSIFLVVIIASLELPISISKFIAEKEERYHRSMMKHTIKFAVRMMFIFTLVAVFVLPNMPVFDHYHPYVKWLAILLIPIISISSLARGYFMGKQDMSKIAFANFLRKAAQLILLVVLYQLFSFDLDVAILIAIGTLIGSELVVFIYLMHAFFIQWQVVKQGKYTVLTGKEVRKNLLAVSIPTTGMRLFHAITHAVQPFLIKEALLRSGVAEGMATEQFGLMAGVAMSIGFFPAFIAHSLLIALIPTVSEAYEKKQFERLQKILQQVILITALYGIPAVTLFYFFAEPLTHIFFKSSSATLYLQILWPYFLLHFFTIPMQAYLIGLGLVKDAFYHSIWSTVTSYSLMFLLGSTQLQMQGVIIGMNFGAILITLMHYLTICHKIGISFWLKEPAKRLKT
- a CDS encoding aldo/keto reductase — encoded protein: MKSLTDTTTLHNGVKMPWFGLGVFKVQEGEEVVSSVKAAIKNGYRSIDTAAVYQNEEGVGQAIKEAGVPRDELFITTKVWNADQGYDSTLQAFETSLSKLGLDYLDLYLVHWPVKGKYNDTWKALEKLYKDGKVRAIGVSNFQIHHLEDLLSHAEIKPMVNQVEYHPHLTQEELQAFCKKEGIQLEAWSPLKQGELLNEPTIVKIAEQHQKSPAQIILRWDLQNEVVTIPKSIKENRIIENASIFDFELTADEMREISSLNKNERIGPDPDNFNF